DNA from Salvelinus alpinus chromosome 17, SLU_Salpinus.1, whole genome shotgun sequence:
CAAATTGTAAATTGTTAAAATATTTTTATACGTTtttcaataaatatttttttttaccttgactTTCGTCTCACTGGTTTTATTTCCAATAGATCCTTTCTACCATGAGCCTGGGAAGTCAAATCCAAACACAAGCTAGGGAATAGATTAAAATCATATTTCACATTTGTATTAGATTGGCATGAATGAATAGCAATAGAAGTTGCCACCACCAAGCACTTGCTCTAGAGTTGACATAGTTCAACTCTCTTTCATGTGTAAGCAGACGGGGGGTGTAGATCATTACCATATGGCAAAGTTGACAGGGAGACATGGTCCAGATTACATTGCAGTCTTTTGGTAAGACCAGCTAATAACCTTTGATTATGCTCTTATAGGTTTATCTAGAAAGCAGGGTACGTTTAATAATAGGTGATTACACCGCGGGGGATCCTGGCCTCAGTCTGCAAATCTGTTGGTGTCAGAACCTTCCTCTCATCTCAGAAGGCAAAGTAGCTGGTATTCTAAAGTTCTAGTAGTCTACAGCTGTAGTGTTTGTACAACAATAGAGACAACCTAAAGATAGCCAAAATGTGTGACAAACTGGTCTGTTTGTTTAGCATGTATTCAAATACAAATAGCAAGGCTTGCGCTCATCTTACTTCCTTGAGCAAAGATGGCTCAGCATGTGGTCCTCTTCCCAGCTGCCCTGTCCTCTCGCCAGGCCCCAGCTTGGCCAACctgccccctcttctctccccaggCCCCAGCTTGGCCAacctgccccctcctctctcgcCAGGCCCCAGCTTGGCCAACCTGCCCCTCCTCTCGCCCCAGGCCCCAGCTTGGCCAACCTGCCCCCTCCTCTCGCCCCAGGCCCCAGCTTGGCCAACCTGCCCCCTCCTCTCGCCCCAGGCCCCAGCTTGACCAacctgtccctcctctctccccaggcccCAGCTTGGCCaacctgcccctcctctctcgccAGGCCCCAGCTTGGCCaacctgcccctcctctctccccaggcccCAGCTTGGCCaacctgcccctcctctctccccaggcccCAGCTTGGCCAACCTGCCCCCTCCTCTCGCCAGGCCCCAGCTTGGCCAACCTGCCCCCTCCTCTCGCCCCAGGCCCCAGCTTGACCaacctgcccctcctctctccccaggcccCAGCTTGGCCaacctgcccctcctctctcgccAGGCCCCAGCTTGGCCAACctgccccctcttctctccccaggCCCCAGCTTGGCCAACctgccccctcttctctccccaggCCTCAGCTTGGCCAACctgccccctcttctctccccaggCCAACctgcccctcttctctccccaggCCCCAGCTTGGCCAACctgccccctcttctctccccaggCCCCAGCTTGGCCAacctgcccctctcctctccccaggccCCAGCTTGGCCAACctgcccctcttctctccccaggccccagcttggcccacctaccccctcctctctccccaggcccCAGCTTGGCCaacctgcccctcctctctcgccAGGCCCCAGCTTGGCCAacctgccccctcctctctccccaggcccCAGCTTGGCCAACctgccccctcttctctccccaggCCCCAGCTTGGCCAACctgccccctcttctctccccaggCCCCAGCTTGGCCAACctgccccctcttctctccccaggCCCCAGCTTGGCCAACctgcccctcttctctccccaggccccagcttggcccacctaccccctcctctctccccaggcccCAGCTTGGCCaacctgcccctcctctctccccaggcccCAGCTTGGCCaacctgcccctcctctctcgccAGGCCCCAGCTTGGCCAACctgccccctcttctctccccaggCCCCAGCTTGGCCAACctgccccctcttctctccccaggCCAACctgcccctcttctctccccaggCCCCAGCTTGGCCAAcctgttcccctcctctctccccaggcccCAGCTTGGCCaacctgcccctcctctctccccaggcccCAGCTTGGCCaacctgcccctcctctctccccaggcccCAGCTTGGCCaacctgcccctcctctctccccaggctcCAGCTTGGCCAACCTGCCCCTCTTCTCTCCAGGACACACACCCGCCATGGGGTTCATGGTCCCCAAGCCTCTAATCCTCCGCCTATTTTTGCTCACTATACCTGATTGGCTTTATATATGGCTCAGTATGTGTCCAGAGCCCATAGAGAGAACCAGTATGACCATGTGGGCTGTTTATTACTGTAAATATTCACTGTAGTATGGCTGGGTATTACTGGAACACTGTACTCTGGCTgggtattaaatcaaatcaaattttattggtcacatacacatggttagcagatgttaatgcgagtgtagcgaaatgcttgttcttctagttccgaccgtgcagtaatatctaacaagtaatctaacaatttcacaacaactaccttatacacacaagtgtaaaggaatgaataagaatatgtatatataaatatatggatgagcgatggccgaacggcataggcaataaatatatggatgagcgatggccgaactgcataggcaagatgcagtagatggtatagagtacagtatatacatatgagatgagtaatgtagggtatgtaaatattatataaagtgccattatttaaagtgactagtgatacatttattacatcccatttttaattattaaagtggctagagatttgagtctgtatgttggcagcagcctctcaatgttagtgatggctgtttaacagtctgatggccttgagatagaagctgtttttcagtctctgggtcccagctttgatgcacctgtactcacctcgccttctggatgatagcgggatgaacaggcagtgtctcgggtggttgttgtccttgatgatctttttggccttcctgtgacatcgggtggtgtaggtgtcctggagggcaagtagtttgcccccggtgatgcgttgtgcagacctcactaccctctggagagccttgcggttgtgggcggagcagttgccataccaggcggtgatacagcccgacaggatgctctcgattgtgcatctgtaaaagtttgtgagtgttttaggtgacaagccaaatttcttcagcctcctgaggttgaagaggcgctattgcgccttcttcatcatgctgtctgtgtggatggaccatttcagtttgtccgtgatgtgtacgccgaggaacttaaaacgttccaccttctccactactgtcccgtcgatgtggatagggtggtgctccctctgctgtttcctgaagtccacgatcatctcctttgttttgttgacgttgagtgtgaggttaatttcctg
Protein-coding regions in this window:
- the LOC139541879 gene encoding uncharacterized protein; translation: MWSSSQLPCPLARPQLGQPAPSSLPRPQLGQPAPSSLARPQLGQPAPPLAPGPSLANLPPPLAPGPSLANLPPPLAPGPSLTNLPQLGQPAPPLSPGPSLANLPPLLSPGPSLANLPPLLSPGLSLANLPPLLSPGQPAPLLSPGPSLANLPPLLSPGPSLANLPLSSPQAPAWPTCPSSLPRPQLGPPTPSSLPRPQLGQPAPPLSPGPSLANLPPPLSPGPSLANLPPLLSPGPSLANLPPLLSPGPSLANLPPLLSPGPSLANLPLFSPQAPAWPTYPLLSPQAPAWPTCPSSLPRPQLGQPAPPLSPGPSLANLPPLLSPGPSLANLPPLLSPGQPAPLLSPGPSLANLFPSSLPRPQLGQPAPPLSPGPSLANLPLLSPQAPAWPTCPSSLPRLQLGQPAPLLSRTHTRHGVHGPQASNPPPIFAHYT